The proteins below come from a single Mytilus edulis chromosome 5, xbMytEdul2.2, whole genome shotgun sequence genomic window:
- the LOC139524838 gene encoding kelch-like protein 26 — protein sequence MVIQSSSQLRREGETKVTYIATDHGNQILTGLQSLRKKRQLFDVTLVAEGQKFKAHRVVLASCCDYFRAMFTDGLKETTQDIISMNGVTAKGIKSIIEFAYSSNMELDRDNVEDILLAANHIQLSPVIAACTQYLESHLSFDNCFEMFNLADLLSLKELKNIVARFMCSHLDHFLFDQIPQLTCHTLCHILDCDFPVNCSELDILSGILDWIYFKFDERKSSACELFSRLRFSELTLLDIDAISHKKQLLQLFEKQPEVEKLLKSTVMTSVYNQSGLLNNRGFKEVLVCVGGFSHDRGMTNDLRYLNTESNSWDILTKIPHVEQCDFGLTVLNNDLYLVGGCYNDLMQEIIHQYCFKYSPHDNCWQSIAPLPSERCRLFVGAVEEKLYAIGGRFGSDDFAQDSETPCECYDPEEDRWDPISPIPNNRSEHAGVSHRGHLYISGGIHDDHALSDFYVYYPEFDYWSEHTPMQSRRADHSMFVYNNQIHVIGGWHETNADDKVLVNSIDCYNLSTSQWETLGTVPNPRLYASYTCFNNKVYMIGGWIDGDYQRKAETVLVLDLKTMTWSENLTPNIEAWEHNSCTVYIPKSTQTEREFCNCLQS from the exons ATGGTTATCCAGTCATCTTCCCAGTTACGAAGAGAGGGTGAAACTAAGGTGACTTATATTGCTACAGATCATGGGAACCAGATACTGACAGGGCTACAGTCTTTGAGGAAGAAAAGACAACTGTTTGATGTAACCTTAGTGGCTGAAGGTCAAAAGTTTAAAGCTCACAGAGTTGTATTGGCCTCTTGTTGTGATTATTTCAG AGCCATGTTTACTGATGGATTGAAAGAAACAACACAGGATATAATAAGTATGAATGGTGTTACAGCTAAAGGAATCAAAAGTATAATAGAATTTGCCTACTCATCAAACATGGAACTAGATAGAG ATAATGTTGAAGACATATTGCTAGCAGCCAATCATATCCAGTTATCACCTGTTATAGCAGCCTGTACACAGTACTTGGAATCTCACCTGTCTTTTGACAactgttttgaaatgtttaaccTTGCCGACCTTTTATCtttaaaagaattgaaaaataTTGTTGCCAGATTTATGTGTTCACATCTCGATCACTTCCTGTTTGACCAAATACCTCAACTTACATGTCATACACTCTGTCATATACTAGACTGTGATTTTCCTGTCAATTGTTCAGAATTAGACATTTTGTCAGGAATATTGGATTGGATATATTTCAAGTTTGACGAGAGAAAGAGTTCAGCCTGTGAACTATTTTCTCGGTTAAGATTCAGTGAACTGACTTTATTAGACATAGATGCAATTAGTCATAAAAAGCAATTACTACAACTATTTGAGAAACAACCAGAAGTCGAAAAATTGTTGAAATCCACTGTTATGACCTCTGTCTATAACCAATCTGGTCTTTTGAATAACAGAGGATTCAAAGAAGTATTAGTTTGTGTAGGTGGGTTCAGCCATGACAGAGGTATGACAAACGATCTACGTTATCTGAACACAGAATCAAACTCCTGGGACATATTGACAAAGATACCTCATGTAGAACAGTGTGACTTTGGCTTGACAGTCCTAAATAATGACCTTTACCTAGTGGGAGGATGCTACAATGACCTTATGCAGGAGATAATTCACCAGTATTGCTTTAAATATAGTCCCCATGACAATTGTTGGCAGAGTATTGCCCCCTTACCCAGTGAGCGCTGTCGCTTGTTCGTAGGTGCTGTCGAAGAGAAGCTGTATGCAATTGGCGGCAGGTTTGGCTCTGATGACTTCGCACAAGACTCTGAAACTCCATGTGAGTGCTACGATCCAGAAGAAGATCGATGGGATCCTATATCACCGATCCCAAATAACAGATCGGAGCATGCAGGGGTATCTCATAGAGGTCATCTGTACATATCAGGGGGCATTCATGATGACCATGCTCTATCAGATTTCTATGTTTACTATCCAGAATTTGATTATTGGTCAGAACATACACCAATGCAATCAAGAAGAGCTGACCATTCAATGTTTGTTTATAACAATCAGATACATGTGATTGGAGGATGGCATGAGACCAACGCTGATGATAAAGTCTTGGTCAATAGCATTGACTGTTACAACCTCAGCACCAGTCAATGGGAGACACTAGGGACTGTTCCCAATCCTCGACTTTATGCTTCCTACACATGCTTCAACAACAAAGTTTATATGATTGGTGGCTGGATAGATGGAGATTATCAGAGAAAGGCAGAAACTGTCCTAGTTCTTGACCTCAAAACCATGACATGGTCAGAAAATCTGACCCCTAATATTGAAGCATGGGAACATAATAGTTGTACTGTTTACATTCCTAAATCAACTCAAACAGAAAGAGAGTTCTGTAACTGTTTACAATCCTAA